A window of Pusillimonas sp. T7-7 contains these coding sequences:
- the fabF gene encoding beta-ketoacyl-ACP synthase II, which translates to MKRRVVITGLGIVSPVGNDIDSAWDNIVNGRSGIGRITRFDPSGFNAQIAGEVKDFDVTQYMSSKEAKQMDTFIHYGVAAGAQAWRDSGLVLTEENADRIGTIIGSGIGGLPRIEETQIEYLERGPRRISPFFVPASLINLISGQLSIMLGLKGPSYAVVSACTTGLHSIGDAARLIEYGDADVMVAGGAESTVSPLGIGGFAAMRALSTRNDDPTTASRPWDRDRDGFVLGEGAGALVLEEYEHARKRGARIYGEFAGYGMSSDAHHITSPDRDGPRRGVANALRNGGVNPEEVNYVNAHGTSTPLGDKNESEALKLAFGDHAKKLVVNSTKSMTGHLLGAAGGIEAVFTTLAVYKQISPPTINIFNQDPECDLDYCANEARDLKIDVALSNSFGFGGTNGSMIVRRV; encoded by the coding sequence GTGAAACGACGTGTCGTCATCACTGGCCTGGGCATAGTTTCGCCGGTCGGCAACGATATTGACAGCGCATGGGACAATATCGTTAATGGGCGTTCTGGCATCGGGCGCATTACACGCTTCGACCCGTCAGGGTTCAACGCCCAGATTGCGGGTGAGGTCAAGGATTTCGACGTTACTCAGTACATGTCCTCCAAAGAAGCCAAGCAAATGGATACTTTCATCCATTATGGCGTGGCGGCAGGGGCTCAGGCATGGCGCGACAGCGGCCTGGTACTGACCGAAGAAAATGCCGACCGCATAGGTACGATTATCGGTTCCGGCATCGGTGGTTTGCCCCGCATCGAAGAAACCCAGATCGAATATCTTGAGCGCGGTCCACGCCGTATTTCGCCCTTTTTTGTACCGGCATCGCTGATCAACCTGATTTCCGGACAACTGTCCATTATGCTGGGCCTTAAGGGTCCCAGCTATGCGGTTGTATCAGCTTGCACGACTGGTCTGCACTCCATTGGCGATGCGGCGCGCCTGATTGAATACGGCGATGCCGATGTCATGGTCGCCGGCGGGGCTGAGTCTACAGTGTCGCCGCTGGGCATAGGCGGGTTTGCCGCCATGCGTGCGCTTTCCACACGCAATGATGATCCCACGACGGCCTCGCGGCCCTGGGACCGCGACCGCGACGGTTTTGTGCTGGGCGAGGGCGCCGGCGCACTGGTACTCGAAGAATACGAACACGCCCGTAAGCGCGGCGCGCGTATTTACGGCGAGTTTGCCGGGTACGGCATGAGCTCGGATGCACACCACATCACCTCGCCTGATCGCGATGGCCCACGGCGTGGTGTCGCGAACGCCTTGCGCAACGGCGGAGTCAACCCGGAAGAGGTCAACTATGTCAATGCACACGGAACCTCTACACCGTTGGGCGACAAAAACGAAAGCGAAGCGCTCAAGCTCGCATTCGGCGACCACGCCAAAAAACTGGTCGTGAACTCCACCAAATCCATGACCGGCCATTTGCTGGGCGCCGCAGGCGGCATCGAGGCGGTATTCACTACATTGGCGGTCTACAAGCAAATTTCCCCGCCCACCATCAATATCTTCAATCAAGACCCCGAGTGCGATCTGGACTACTGCGCTAATGAAGCCCGCGACCTCAAGATCGATGTCGCGTTGTCGAATTCGTTCGGCTTTGGCGGTACGAATGGTTCCATGATTGTTCGAAGGGTTTGA
- the acpP gene encoding acyl carrier protein translates to MESIEQRVKKIVAEQLGVNEAEIKNESSFLDDLGADSLDMVELVMALEDEFETEIPDEEAEKITTVQQAVDYISSHSKQ, encoded by the coding sequence ATGGAAAGCATCGAACAGCGCGTCAAGAAGATCGTCGCTGAACAACTTGGCGTCAACGAAGCCGAGATCAAGAACGAATCTTCATTCCTTGACGACCTCGGTGCCGATTCGCTCGATATGGTCGAGCTCGTGATGGCACTCGAAGACGAATTCGAAACCGAAATTCCCGACGAGGAAGCCGAGAAAATCACGACGGTTCAGCAAGCTGTTGACTACATTTCGTCGCACAGCAAGCAGTAA
- the fabG gene encoding 3-oxoacyl-ACP reductase FabG, producing MQDKQLEGKLALVTGATRGIGKAIALELAARGATVVGTATSGAGAQSITEMLGAAGGRGVVLNVDDAAACESLVAELAKQDGGPHILVNNAGITRDNLAMRMKDDDWQAVIDTNLSAVFRLSRAVTKSMMKARWGRIINITSVIGSSGNPGQANYAAAKAGVAGMARALARELGSRNITVNCVAPGFIETDMTRALNEAQASAILAQIPLGRLGAANDIAHAVAFLAGPQAGYITGTTLHVNGGMYM from the coding sequence ATGCAAGACAAACAACTCGAGGGCAAGCTTGCTCTGGTCACCGGCGCCACCCGCGGCATAGGCAAGGCGATTGCGCTTGAATTGGCGGCTCGCGGCGCCACGGTGGTGGGCACGGCAACATCCGGGGCCGGAGCGCAGTCCATTACTGAAATGCTGGGCGCTGCAGGCGGGCGCGGCGTTGTCTTGAATGTGGATGACGCGGCGGCGTGTGAAAGCCTGGTGGCGGAGCTGGCCAAGCAAGACGGCGGCCCTCATATCTTGGTGAATAACGCCGGTATTACCCGCGACAACCTGGCCATGCGCATGAAAGATGACGACTGGCAGGCTGTCATAGACACTAATTTATCGGCCGTTTTCCGTTTGTCGCGCGCGGTAACCAAGAGCATGATGAAAGCCCGTTGGGGCCGCATTATCAATATTACTTCGGTTATCGGCTCCAGCGGCAATCCCGGACAGGCCAACTATGCGGCCGCCAAGGCAGGTGTGGCGGGCATGGCGCGGGCCTTGGCCAGAGAGCTGGGTAGCCGCAATATCACGGTCAATTGCGTTGCCCCAGGCTTTATCGAGACCGATATGACGCGTGCCTTGAACGAGGCTCAGGCTTCGGCCATTTTGGCCCAAATTCCGCTGGGTCGCCTGGGCGCAGCGAACGATATTGCTCATGCCGTAGCCTTTCTGGCGGGTCCGCAAGCCGGTTACATCACGGGTACGACGCTGCATGTGAATGGCGGCATGTATATGTAA
- the fabD gene encoding ACP S-malonyltransferase, with protein sequence MKIAFVFPGQGSQSVGMLDAWAGNTAVQRVVGQASDALGQDLGALIASGPAEDLNLTTNTQPVMLTAAVAMYKAWVDAGGQQPALVAGHSLGEYSALAAAGALSLEDAVRVVRIRADAMQAAVPVGTGGMAAILGLDDDVVQTICARAAQGEIVEAVNFNAPAQVVIAGHKGAVERACELAKSEGAKRALMLPVSAPFHSSLLKPAAQVLEQALAAINVTPPQCPLINNVDVASSSDPAAIKDALVRQAWHPVRWVETLQAMKAQGITHVVECGPGKVLTGLTKRIDRDLTGLSIIDPASLQAALETLQGQ encoded by the coding sequence ATGAAAATTGCTTTTGTTTTCCCCGGACAAGGATCGCAGTCTGTGGGCATGCTTGACGCCTGGGCTGGCAATACTGCCGTTCAGCGTGTGGTGGGTCAGGCTTCTGACGCTCTGGGGCAGGATCTGGGTGCGCTCATTGCCTCAGGCCCGGCCGAAGACCTCAATCTCACCACCAATACCCAGCCGGTCATGCTGACGGCTGCTGTGGCCATGTACAAGGCCTGGGTGGATGCAGGCGGCCAACAGCCCGCATTGGTGGCCGGCCATAGTCTGGGCGAATATTCCGCCTTGGCCGCCGCGGGCGCCCTGAGCTTGGAGGATGCTGTGCGCGTGGTACGTATTCGTGCCGACGCCATGCAGGCTGCGGTTCCGGTTGGTACAGGCGGCATGGCAGCCATACTGGGTCTGGATGATGATGTGGTTCAGACTATATGCGCGCGTGCTGCCCAGGGAGAAATCGTTGAGGCCGTCAATTTCAATGCGCCGGCGCAGGTGGTGATCGCCGGTCACAAGGGTGCTGTCGAACGCGCTTGCGAGCTGGCCAAGTCCGAGGGCGCCAAGCGTGCGCTCATGTTGCCTGTGTCTGCACCGTTCCATTCCAGCCTGCTCAAGCCTGCCGCCCAGGTTCTGGAGCAGGCATTGGCCGCCATCAATGTGACCCCGCCGCAGTGCCCCTTGATCAATAATGTCGATGTGGCCAGTTCATCGGATCCGGCTGCCATCAAAGATGCATTGGTGCGTCAGGCATGGCATCCTGTGCGTTGGGTTGAAACCCTGCAGGCCATGAAGGCACAGGGCATCACACACGTCGTGGAATGCGGCCCGGGCAAGGTGCTGACTGGCCTGACCAAGCGCATAGACCGTGATCTGACCGGTTTGTCGATCATCGATCCGGCTTCGCTGCAGGCAGCGCTGGAAACTTTACAGGGACAATAG
- a CDS encoding beta-ketoacyl-ACP synthase III, protein MPYAKIIGSGAYLPPRIVSNDELAADLATRNIETSDTWIVERTGIRQRHIADPGVTTSQLATKAAQAALENAGVAAADLDLIIVATSTPDFVFPSTACLVQANLGSKGGAAFDVQAVCSGFVYALATADAFIQAGRAKTAMVIGAEVFSSILDWNDRSTCVLFGDGAGAVVLKASDEPGIMAAQLNADGSQMKILCAAGNVAHGKVVGDPFLRMDGQAVFKLAVTSLTKSALDVCEQAGVRFEDIDWLVPHQANVRIINFLGRRLNIADDKVVITVDSHANTSAASVPLAFDAARRDGRIKTGDTVLMQGVGGGFTWGSVLVRI, encoded by the coding sequence ATGCCTTACGCCAAGATAATAGGGTCGGGTGCTTACTTGCCGCCCCGGATCGTCTCCAATGATGAGCTTGCTGCTGATCTTGCCACCCGCAATATCGAAACCTCTGATACCTGGATCGTTGAACGTACGGGCATACGCCAGCGTCACATCGCCGATCCGGGCGTAACCACCAGCCAGCTGGCCACCAAGGCTGCACAGGCCGCCCTGGAAAATGCTGGCGTGGCTGCCGCGGACCTTGATCTCATCATTGTTGCCACCTCCACTCCCGACTTTGTTTTTCCCAGTACTGCTTGTTTGGTTCAGGCCAATCTGGGCTCCAAGGGCGGGGCGGCGTTTGACGTGCAGGCGGTTTGCAGTGGTTTCGTCTACGCCCTGGCTACCGCCGATGCCTTCATCCAGGCGGGTCGAGCCAAAACGGCCATGGTCATAGGTGCGGAAGTGTTTTCCAGCATCCTTGACTGGAACGATCGCAGCACTTGCGTATTGTTTGGTGACGGCGCCGGCGCCGTCGTACTGAAGGCCTCCGACGAACCGGGCATTATGGCTGCCCAGCTGAATGCCGATGGCAGCCAAATGAAAATACTATGCGCCGCGGGTAATGTGGCGCATGGCAAGGTGGTGGGCGATCCCTTCCTGCGCATGGACGGCCAAGCCGTATTCAAGCTGGCTGTGACTTCGCTGACCAAGTCGGCACTCGATGTTTGCGAACAGGCGGGTGTCCGGTTTGAAGATATCGATTGGCTGGTGCCGCATCAGGCTAACGTACGCATTATCAACTTCCTGGGACGCCGGCTCAATATTGCCGACGACAAGGTTGTGATTACGGTTGATAGCCACGCAAATACCTCTGCCGCCAGCGTGCCGCTGGCTTTTGACGCGGCCCGCCGCGACGGGCGTATCAAAACGGGCGATACCGTCCTGATGCAGGGCGTTGGCGGCGGATTTACCTGGGGTTCTGTGCTGGTCAGGATATAG
- the plsX gene encoding phosphate acyltransferase PlsX — protein sequence MSKADIRIAIDCMGGDFGLPITIPAACRFVKQYPDTRFLLVGDAMAIEAHLRDAGNPGKDWYEILPASEVVLMDDSVEVALRRKKDSSMRVAVQAVKDGRADACISAGNTGAWMAISRYVLKTLDGIDRPAIATSIPNQKGGATTVLDLGANVDCSAEHLLQFAIMGSALVSTVDQRRQPSIGLLNIGEEVIKGNEVVKQAAELLRSSGLNFYGNVEGDDIFKGTVDVVVCDGFVGNVVLKSVEGLAKLIATMMRAEFKRDILSLAAGALAKPVLNRLRDRVDNRRYNGAALLGLRGIVVKSHGSADAYAFGFALQRAREAVHNGLLDGTTSAIDHLRQSLQDAAAQSAKLSNDLSDPAS from the coding sequence ATGTCGAAAGCCGATATTCGAATCGCCATAGACTGCATGGGAGGAGACTTCGGCTTGCCGATCACCATCCCTGCGGCATGCCGGTTCGTCAAACAGTATCCCGACACCCGTTTCCTGCTGGTGGGCGATGCGATGGCCATCGAGGCCCATCTGCGCGATGCCGGCAATCCAGGTAAAGACTGGTACGAGATACTGCCCGCTTCCGAGGTCGTCCTTATGGACGATTCCGTTGAAGTGGCGTTGCGGCGCAAAAAAGATTCCTCCATGCGTGTGGCAGTCCAGGCTGTCAAGGATGGCCGTGCCGACGCCTGTATTTCGGCCGGCAACACCGGCGCCTGGATGGCGATTTCGCGTTATGTGCTCAAAACACTGGATGGTATCGACAGGCCGGCCATAGCCACCTCTATTCCCAACCAGAAGGGTGGCGCCACGACGGTGCTCGACCTGGGGGCAAATGTCGATTGTTCGGCCGAGCATCTGCTGCAGTTTGCGATCATGGGTTCGGCCCTGGTGTCTACGGTCGACCAGCGTCGGCAACCCTCTATTGGCCTGCTCAATATCGGCGAAGAAGTCATCAAGGGCAACGAGGTCGTCAAGCAGGCGGCCGAGCTGCTGCGCAGCAGTGGACTCAATTTCTACGGTAACGTAGAAGGCGACGATATCTTCAAGGGTACGGTCGACGTGGTCGTTTGTGATGGGTTTGTGGGCAACGTCGTGCTCAAATCCGTAGAAGGCCTGGCCAAGCTGATTGCCACCATGATGCGTGCTGAATTCAAGCGCGATATCCTGTCGCTGGCCGCGGGCGCACTGGCCAAACCGGTGCTGAACCGGCTGCGGGACCGGGTCGATAACCGCCGCTACAATGGCGCCGCCTTGCTGGGCTTGCGCGGTATCGTTGTAAAAAGCCATGGTTCGGCTGACGCATATGCTTTCGGCTTTGCCCTGCAACGGGCGCGCGAAGCAGTGCATAATGGCTTGCTTGATGGCACCACCAGCGCCATTGATCATCTTCGCCAGAGCTTGCAGGATGCTGCGGCGCAATCGGCGAAGCTTTCCAACGATTTGTCTGATCCTGCCTCATAG
- the rpmF gene encoding 50S ribosomal protein L32: MAVQQNKKSPSKRGMHRSHDFISTPPTAVEPTTGELHLRHHISPNGIYRGRKVLKTKNDE; encoded by the coding sequence ATGGCCGTTCAGCAAAACAAAAAGAGCCCGTCTAAACGCGGTATGCATCGTTCGCACGATTTCATTTCGACGCCCCCCACAGCCGTTGAGCCCACCACTGGCGAACTGCATCTGCGCCACCACATCAGCCCTAACGGTATTTACCGTGGCCGTAAAGTGCTCAAAACTAAAAACGACGAATAA
- a CDS encoding DUF177 domain-containing protein — MQYIDTYELARLGATVRGTTPIVQFARLIEGLPEQADAYAEWAVTGEKDMHGQYFLQISVRACPVLECQRCMQPFSFQMETKNRVQMVRSEADLDVEDGREADADDVIERIVGSARLDMRELVEDEIILGLPYVPKHEVCPSLPTQLAQDEPAVDTDKPSPFAVLSQLKKN; from the coding sequence ATGCAATACATTGATACCTACGAGCTTGCCCGTCTGGGTGCTACGGTGCGCGGTACAACACCTATCGTACAATTCGCACGGCTTATTGAAGGGCTGCCTGAGCAGGCCGATGCATATGCCGAGTGGGCGGTAACAGGCGAAAAAGACATGCATGGGCAGTATTTCCTGCAGATTTCAGTACGGGCTTGTCCGGTACTTGAATGTCAGCGTTGCATGCAGCCTTTCTCGTTCCAGATGGAAACGAAGAATCGTGTGCAAATGGTAAGGTCCGAGGCCGATCTTGACGTCGAAGACGGCCGCGAGGCAGACGCCGATGATGTAATCGAGCGTATTGTAGGGTCGGCGCGATTGGATATGCGGGAACTGGTCGAAGATGAAATCATCCTTGGCTTGCCGTATGTGCCCAAGCATGAAGTTTGTCCGTCATTGCCGACGCAGCTTGCGCAAGACGAACCGGCTGTCGATACGGACAAGCCGTCGCCTTTTGCAGTCTTGAGTCAACTCAAGAAAAATTGA
- a CDS encoding Maf family nucleotide pyrophosphatase, translating to MRLILASSSPYRQELLARLGIPFTTVAPNVDESPLPGESPSDLALRLSVAKAQAVAHDHPGALLIGSDQVATIDGQPLGKPGNFDRAKTQLEQLSGQTVEFHSALCVSDGHRHEVKDVITLCRFRHLSTREITTYLLREQPYDTAGSAKAEGLGIALMDSMQSDDPTAIIGLPLITLSRMLRSFGLNPLEHT from the coding sequence ATGCGTCTCATCTTAGCCTCAAGTTCACCCTATCGCCAGGAATTGCTCGCGCGCCTGGGCATTCCTTTTACCACTGTTGCACCCAATGTAGACGAAAGCCCGCTGCCCGGGGAGTCCCCCTCCGACCTCGCCCTGAGGTTGTCTGTTGCCAAGGCACAAGCCGTTGCCCACGACCACCCGGGCGCCCTGCTTATCGGCTCGGACCAGGTCGCCACCATAGACGGCCAACCCCTAGGCAAGCCTGGCAATTTCGATCGCGCCAAAACGCAGCTTGAACAGCTGAGCGGACAAACGGTAGAATTTCATAGCGCCTTGTGCGTCAGCGACGGCCACCGCCACGAAGTGAAAGATGTCATCACCCTCTGCCGCTTCCGCCACCTGAGCACACGGGAAATTACCACCTATCTGCTGCGTGAACAGCCTTACGATACCGCCGGCAGCGCGAAGGCCGAAGGACTGGGCATTGCCCTCATGGACAGCATGCAGTCAGACGACCCCACCGCCATCATCGGCCTGCCGCTGATTACCCTGTCCCGCATGCTGCGGTCATTCGGACTCAACCCTTTGGAGCACACTTGA
- a CDS encoding SAM-dependent methyltransferase, with the protein MKPTGTLHLIPVSLGESAPGAWLPQTAHELASQLSTYIAENAKTARAFLKLIGTTRPLQEITIHTLTDKVDGQQIKTWLQPLLDGGEIGLVSEAGCPAVADPGAKVVAQAHQMGLRVVPWVGPSSILLSLMASGLDGQRFAFHGYAPVDATERAKQLKAWEAASQKQQQTQILIETPYRNGAMFDTLKQALKGNTRLCIASSLTTPDEWIQTHTVSHWKTLPVPDLSKKPTIFLYLAGR; encoded by the coding sequence TTGAAACCCACCGGCACTTTGCATTTGATTCCCGTCTCCCTGGGTGAGTCAGCCCCAGGCGCCTGGCTGCCGCAAACCGCCCACGAGCTGGCGTCACAGCTCTCCACTTACATTGCCGAAAACGCAAAAACCGCAAGAGCTTTCCTGAAGCTCATCGGTACGACCCGACCGCTGCAAGAAATCACCATACACACGCTGACCGACAAAGTAGACGGGCAACAGATCAAGACCTGGCTCCAACCCTTGCTTGATGGCGGCGAGATCGGACTGGTTTCCGAAGCCGGATGCCCCGCCGTCGCCGACCCGGGCGCCAAGGTCGTGGCTCAGGCCCACCAAATGGGCTTGCGCGTGGTTCCCTGGGTAGGCCCTTCATCCATCCTGCTCAGCCTCATGGCCAGCGGGCTGGACGGGCAGCGCTTTGCCTTCCACGGCTATGCCCCTGTCGACGCCACCGAGCGGGCAAAACAGTTGAAAGCCTGGGAAGCCGCCTCGCAAAAACAGCAGCAGACCCAGATTCTGATCGAAACGCCTTACCGCAACGGCGCCATGTTCGACACGCTCAAACAAGCCCTTAAAGGCAACACCCGTTTATGTATCGCCAGCTCGCTCACTACCCCGGACGAGTGGATACAAACGCATACGGTCAGCCACTGGAAAACGCTGCCCGTACCCGACCTGTCCAAAAAACCCACTATTTTTCTTTATCTGGCAGGTCGATAG
- a CDS encoding N-acetylmuramoyl-L-alanine amidase, translating into MMLLLSACSTYQPGALDIDRSIQAKSQNSRVEFVVLHYTSASNETSLKILSERNVSSHYLVTKEARPHVYQLVGENRRAWHAGVSAWFDRSDMNSGSIGIEIVNQGREGEQWDPYDPVQMQVVAALLQDIIRRHQIKPHNIVGHSDIAPQRKIDPGPLFPWKQLADQGIGRWYDEGKARLYEQEFLTMGLPDIAWVQAQLRRLGYTVPDSGELDKASKNVIAAFQMHYRPARHDGMPDAQTLAIMKALR; encoded by the coding sequence ATGATGCTGCTACTGTCAGCCTGTAGCACTTATCAGCCCGGCGCCCTGGACATAGACCGCAGCATCCAGGCCAAAAGCCAGAACAGCCGCGTCGAATTTGTGGTGCTGCACTATACCTCGGCTAGCAATGAGACATCTCTGAAGATTTTGTCCGAGCGGAATGTCAGCAGCCACTACCTGGTCACCAAAGAGGCCCGCCCCCATGTGTATCAGTTGGTGGGCGAAAACCGCCGTGCCTGGCATGCCGGTGTCAGCGCATGGTTCGACCGCAGCGACATGAACAGCGGTTCCATAGGCATCGAGATTGTCAATCAGGGGCGCGAAGGAGAGCAATGGGATCCCTATGACCCGGTGCAAATGCAGGTAGTGGCTGCCCTGCTGCAAGACATCATCCGCCGCCACCAGATCAAGCCGCACAATATTGTCGGCCACAGCGACATCGCCCCCCAACGAAAAATCGATCCCGGCCCGCTGTTTCCCTGGAAACAACTGGCCGATCAAGGCATAGGCCGCTGGTACGATGAGGGCAAAGCCAGGCTGTACGAGCAGGAATTCCTGACGATGGGCCTGCCCGATATCGCTTGGGTGCAGGCGCAATTACGCCGCCTGGGCTATACCGTGCCCGACAGCGGCGAGCTGGACAAAGCCAGCAAAAATGTCATTGCCGCCTTTCAAATGCACTACCGCCCGGCTCGCCATGACGGCATGCCCGATGCACAGACACTGGCAATCATGAAGGCACTGCGCTAG
- a CDS encoding sulfite oxidase heme-binding subunit YedZ, with amino-acid sequence MSAQEAVVPGARNWTAQEVARIKPLVFLLALYPLVRWIWLGTHDGLSANPPEFLIRSSGIWALVLLGLTLCVTPLRRLISQPALVRLRRMLGLFAFFYTCLHVLGWAYWERGWSLVSMWDDIVQRTFILVGMIAFVPMAALAMTSTRGWIHRLGRGWQQLHRSVYLIAILSVWHFWLVRAGKNDFSEPYLYGAMLAVLLLIRIIFFYRRRSA; translated from the coding sequence ATGTCTGCGCAAGAAGCTGTCGTGCCCGGCGCTCGCAATTGGACTGCCCAGGAAGTGGCGCGTATCAAACCGCTGGTCTTTCTGTTGGCCCTGTATCCGCTGGTGCGCTGGATATGGCTGGGTACCCATGATGGCTTGAGTGCGAATCCGCCTGAGTTTTTGATTCGTTCTTCCGGCATATGGGCGTTGGTGCTGCTGGGGTTGACCTTGTGCGTGACTCCTTTGCGTCGGCTGATCAGCCAGCCAGCCCTGGTACGCCTGCGCCGTATGCTGGGTCTGTTCGCCTTTTTTTACACCTGCCTGCATGTGCTGGGCTGGGCGTACTGGGAGCGCGGCTGGTCTTTGGTGTCGATGTGGGACGACATCGTCCAGCGTACCTTTATCCTGGTAGGGATGATTGCCTTTGTGCCCATGGCGGCCCTGGCCATGACCTCGACGCGCGGATGGATACATCGACTGGGTCGTGGCTGGCAGCAATTGCACCGCAGCGTGTACCTGATAGCCATACTCTCCGTCTGGCATTTCTGGCTGGTGCGGGCGGGCAAGAATGATTTTTCCGAACCTTATCTGTATGGGGCCATGCTGGCCGTGCTCTTGCTGATACGGATTATTTTCTTCTATCGGCGCCGTTCGGCTTAA
- the msrP gene encoding protein-methionine-sulfoxide reductase catalytic subunit MsrP, protein MSRLKLPSIAPSEITSEAIWHSRRAWLRHAGMGIVAAGAGSLGPVASSWAQNEQAPLAAKPNADYQLMDKPTSEKDITSYNNYYEFGTGKTDPFENAHKLQTRPWTVSVEGEVARPRSFDIDDLLKLAPMEERIYRLRCVEAWSMVIPWSGYSLSTLLKAVEPTSKAKFVEFTTVVQKENMPGVSSRIIDWPYIEGLRMDEAMHPLAMLVFGVYGKQLPNQNGAPLRLAVPWKYGFKSGKSIVRIRLLENMPMTSWVKIAPQEYGFYANVNPDVPHPRWSQATERRIGDGFFAPRVDTLMYNGYAEQVASLYAGMDLRESY, encoded by the coding sequence ATGTCCAGACTCAAGCTGCCGTCCATAGCGCCATCCGAAATCACCTCAGAAGCCATCTGGCACTCACGGCGAGCGTGGCTGCGGCACGCAGGCATGGGAATAGTGGCCGCGGGCGCAGGGTCGCTTGGGCCGGTTGCGTCATCCTGGGCCCAGAATGAGCAGGCGCCATTGGCTGCCAAGCCCAATGCTGATTACCAGCTTATGGACAAGCCCACGTCTGAAAAAGACATCACCTCGTACAACAATTATTACGAGTTTGGCACCGGCAAGACCGACCCCTTTGAAAACGCCCACAAGCTGCAAACACGGCCCTGGACGGTCAGCGTCGAAGGCGAAGTCGCCAGGCCGCGCAGCTTCGATATTGATGATCTGCTGAAGCTGGCTCCCATGGAAGAGCGCATCTATCGGTTGCGTTGTGTCGAAGCCTGGTCCATGGTGATTCCCTGGAGCGGCTACTCGCTCTCGACGCTGCTCAAGGCGGTTGAGCCCACCAGCAAAGCGAAATTCGTGGAATTCACCACCGTGGTCCAGAAAGAGAATATGCCGGGCGTGAGCAGCCGCATTATCGATTGGCCGTATATAGAAGGCCTGCGCATGGACGAAGCCATGCATCCACTGGCCATGCTGGTATTTGGGGTTTACGGCAAACAACTGCCCAATCAGAACGGTGCGCCCTTGCGCTTGGCCGTGCCCTGGAAATACGGTTTCAAGTCCGGCAAGTCCATCGTCAGAATCCGCCTGCTGGAAAACATGCCCATGACCAGTTGGGTCAAAATCGCTCCACAAGAGTATGGTTTTTATGCCAACGTCAACCCTGACGTACCGCATCCGCGCTGGAGCCAGGCGACCGAAAGGCGCATAGGCGACGGCTTTTTTGCCCCGCGCGTCGATACCCTGATGTATAACGGCTATGCCGAACAGGTTGCATCCTTGTATGCGGGTATGGACTTGCGGGAAAGCTATTGA
- a CDS encoding HAD-IA family hydrolase, with amino-acid sequence MKRYEAVIFDWDGTVMDSTHSIVASIQGACTDLALPIPSRSEASWVIGLSLQSALYHCVPTLTEDRMDEFLDRYRFHFLSRDPHIRLFDGMPELLVELRASQVNLGVATGKSRVGLDRVLDAMKLRDHFDATRCADESFSKPHPAMLLELMDELGLEPDRVLMVGDTSHDIQMATAAGVDSMAVTYGAHDPSTLQAAEPTVVVDSVPEMREWVLARV; translated from the coding sequence GTGAAACGTTACGAGGCGGTTATTTTTGATTGGGATGGCACGGTCATGGATTCCACCCATTCCATCGTGGCATCCATACAGGGCGCCTGCACCGACCTGGCTTTGCCGATTCCGTCGCGCAGCGAAGCCAGCTGGGTGATAGGTCTTTCGCTGCAAAGCGCCTTGTATCACTGTGTTCCTACCCTGACTGAAGATCGGATGGACGAGTTTCTGGATCGCTATCGATTCCACTTCCTGAGCCGTGATCCGCATATCAGGCTGTTTGATGGTATGCCTGAGCTGTTGGTGGAGCTGCGGGCCAGCCAGGTCAACTTGGGCGTGGCCACGGGGAAAAGCCGTGTGGGGCTGGACAGGGTGCTGGACGCCATGAAGCTGCGCGATCACTTCGATGCTACGCGTTGTGCCGATGAGTCGTTCAGCAAGCCGCATCCGGCGATGTTGCTGGAACTGATGGATGAGTTGGGTCTGGAGCCCGATCGGGTCCTGATGGTGGGTGACACTTCGCACGATATCCAGATGGCAACGGCCGCGGGGGTGGACAGCATGGCTGTGACTTACGGGGCGCATGATCCTTCGACCTTGCAGGCTGCCGAGCCTACTGTGGTGGTGGATAGTGTGCCCGAGATGCGGGAGTGGGTGCTGGCACGGGTTTAA